A single Tissierella sp. DNA region contains:
- a CDS encoding flagellin — protein MRINNNIPALNTHRQLNITNNSLQKTLEKLSSGKRINRAADDAAGLAISQKMDAQIRGLRQASRNALDGVSLIQTTEGALNEVHAMLQRMRELSVQGANGIYAEEDISALANEMKELTEQIDKIGNDTQFNGIYLLKGNLDEAGKDELRLQIGANEDEYIDVDMSDINITVGTSGGLNIFNQVIGSGFIVQLGLTAANFEAAITVYDDAVQEVSKMRSKLGAVQNRLEHTIRNVDNTAENLTESKSRIEDLDMALEMTEYTKLNILQQAGTSMLSQANNLPQTVLQLLQR, from the coding sequence ACAAAAAACACTTGAGAAACTTTCATCAGGTAAGAGAATAAATAGGGCTGCAGATGATGCTGCAGGTCTTGCTATATCACAGAAGATGGATGCACAAATAAGAGGATTGAGGCAAGCTTCAAGAAATGCCCTTGATGGAGTATCTTTGATTCAAACTACAGAAGGAGCACTAAATGAAGTTCATGCAATGCTTCAAAGAATGAGGGAGCTTAGTGTGCAAGGAGCTAATGGCATATATGCAGAAGAAGATATATCAGCCTTAGCTAATGAAATGAAGGAATTAACTGAGCAAATAGATAAGATAGGAAATGATACACAATTTAATGGAATATATTTATTAAAAGGAAATTTAGACGAAGCTGGAAAGGATGAACTTCGACTACAAATAGGTGCTAATGAAGATGAATATATTGATGTAGATATGTCTGATATTAATATTACTGTGGGAACATCTGGAGGATTAAACATTTTTAATCAAGTAATAGGGAGTGGATTTATAGTTCAATTAGGCTTAACAGCAGCAAACTTTGAAGCAGCTATTACAGTATATGATGATGCTGTACAAGAAGTATCAAAGATGCGTTCTAAACTAGGAGCAGTTCAAAATAGACTTGAGCATACAATTAGGAATGTGGATAATACAGCCGAAAACCTAACAGAGTCTAAATCAAGAATTGAAGATCTTGATATGGCTCTAGAAATGACTGAATATACAAAGCTTAACATATTACAGCAAGCAGGTACCTCAATGTTAAGCCAAGCAAATAATCTACCACAAACAGTGCTTCAATTATTGCAAAGATAG
- a CDS encoding flagellar protein FliS: MEGITLEKRILSTNDWGLVAMLHEGLIERFNECIESIKEKDYAKLNLLMDNCRDILTELIIIFNERDGLSTDLREIYLYTNTVITEGETRKDKSLFEKAKDIINPIYEGFKELEMKEEPTIISGLTYGKEKLGDYSTKSGKEFQV; this comes from the coding sequence ATGGAAGGTATTACATTGGAAAAAAGAATACTATCCACAAATGATTGGGGTCTAGTGGCAATGCTTCATGAAGGTCTTATAGAGAGGTTTAATGAGTGTATAGAATCAATAAAAGAGAAAGACTATGCAAAATTAAACTTACTTATGGACAATTGCCGTGACATATTAACAGAACTCATCATTATTTTCAATGAAAGAGATGGGTTATCCACAGATCTTAGAGAAATATACTTATATACAAACACAGTGATAACTGAAGGGGAAACGAGAAAAGATAAATCACTATTTGAAAAAGCTAAAGATATAATTAATCCTATATATGAAGGTTTCAAAGAATTAGAGATGAAAGAGGAACCAACTATAATATCAGGGCTTACCTACGGCAAAGAAAAACTAGGAGATTATAGCACAAAATCTGGGAAAGAATTTCAAGTATAA
- the dnaX gene encoding DNA polymerase III subunit gamma/tau has protein sequence MYQALYRQYRPKTFDEVLGQRHITVTLKNQIQKENIGHAYLFSGTRGTGKTSTAKIFSRAVNCLNPKAGNPCNECEICKGILDESIMDIIEMDAASNRGIGDIRELKDKVIYPPTRAKYKVYIIDEVHMLTAEAFNALLKILEEPPKHLIFILATTEPEKLLPTILSRCQRFDFKRITTVDILDSMRKICDDLGLEVEDKVLSLIARNSDGAMRDAQSLLDQCTSFSSGRITYEDATSILGMVNSDLILNMVENILDKDLEKVLQSINDIIQEGKDIHQFIKDLVHHFRNLMIMKTSKNPMELIEIDEDSYQRYLSQSKDISLNLILKALDILTTADEKSKWSTQPRIILEMAVIQLTKLDEEMSLEERVKKLEMGIKTEYKPSKEEPMRRESISKDRTTQTENEPKKEQTKEIPSEKEVFVDDGKELQLEMFVRDWESVLQIIKSKKMNIFALLIEGEPVNYEKDLLTIGYKEPFGFHKEAVSSPVNKEFVEQVFSAHFSKKINIKFEMISDKPKAKKDEKDDKEKAIKEVTDFFGKDIVEIK, from the coding sequence ATGTATCAAGCCTTATATAGACAGTATAGACCAAAGACCTTTGATGAAGTACTAGGTCAAAGGCATATTACAGTTACTTTAAAAAATCAAATACAAAAGGAAAATATTGGTCATGCCTACTTGTTTTCAGGTACTAGAGGGACAGGTAAGACATCTACAGCAAAGATATTTTCTAGAGCAGTCAATTGCCTAAATCCAAAAGCTGGTAATCCATGTAATGAATGTGAGATCTGCAAAGGTATCCTAGATGAAAGCATAATGGATATCATAGAAATGGATGCAGCCAGTAATAGAGGTATAGGTGATATTAGGGAATTAAAGGATAAGGTAATATATCCTCCAACTAGGGCTAAATACAAGGTATATATAATAGATGAAGTTCACATGCTGACTGCAGAGGCCTTCAATGCATTGTTGAAGATATTAGAAGAACCTCCAAAACATCTAATATTTATACTAGCTACAACAGAGCCTGAAAAACTATTGCCAACTATATTATCCAGATGTCAAAGATTTGACTTTAAGAGGATTACTACAGTAGACATATTAGACAGTATGAGAAAAATCTGTGATGACCTTGGATTAGAAGTAGAAGATAAGGTACTGAGTCTAATTGCTAGGAATTCAGATGGGGCAATGAGAGATGCTCAAAGTCTACTGGACCAATGTACTTCTTTTAGTAGTGGAAGGATAACTTATGAAGATGCTACAAGTATATTGGGTATGGTGAATTCGGACCTAATACTTAATATGGTAGAAAATATATTAGATAAAGATTTAGAAAAGGTATTACAATCTATTAATGATATAATACAAGAAGGTAAGGATATCCATCAATTCATCAAGGACTTAGTACATCATTTCAGAAATTTAATGATAATGAAAACATCCAAAAATCCTATGGAATTAATAGAAATAGATGAAGATTCCTACCAAAGATACTTAAGTCAAAGTAAAGATATTAGCTTAAATCTTATACTTAAGGCACTAGATATCTTAACTACAGCTGATGAAAAATCTAAGTGGTCAACTCAGCCAAGGATAATCCTTGAAATGGCAGTTATTCAATTGACAAAATTAGATGAGGAAATGTCTTTAGAAGAAAGAGTAAAAAAACTTGAGATGGGGATAAAAACAGAATATAAGCCTTCAAAAGAAGAACCGATGAGAAGGGAGAGTATTTCTAAGGATAGAACTACTCAAACTGAGAATGAACCAAAAAAAGAGCAAACAAAGGAAATCCCTTCAGAAAAAGAAGTATTTGTAGATGATGGTAAAGAATTGCAGCTTGAAATGTTTGTAAGAGATTGGGAATCTGTACTACAAATTATAAAATCTAAAAAAATGAACATATTTGCCCTTCTTATAGAGGGAGAACCCGTTAATTATGAAAAAGACTTACTTACAATAGGATATAAAGAACCTTTTGGATTCCACAAAGAGGCAGTAAGTAGCCCTGTTAATAAGGAATTTGTAGAGCAAGTATTTTCAGCACATTTTAGTAAAAAGATTAATATTAAATTTGAAATGATTAGCGACAAACCAAAGGCAAAAAAAGATGAAAAAGATGATAAAGAAAAAGCCATAAAAGAAGTCACTGATTTCTTTGGAAAAGATATAGTAGAAATAAAATAA
- a CDS encoding YbaB/EbfC family nucleoid-associated protein: protein MAKGGFPGMGGNMGGMMKQMQKMQKQMEEMQAQLEEAEVEATAGGGAITCKANGKKEILSITIDESVVDPEDVEMLQDLVVAVVNEALRKAEEMMEKEMKKITGGMNIPGLF, encoded by the coding sequence ATGGCAAAAGGTGGATTCCCAGGAATGGGCGGTAATATGGGTGGTATGATGAAGCAAATGCAAAAGATGCAAAAACAAATGGAGGAAATGCAAGCACAGCTTGAAGAAGCAGAAGTAGAAGCTACTGCTGGTGGTGGAGCAATTACATGTAAAGCAAATGGAAAGAAAGAGATATTATCAATTACCATAGATGAATCTGTAGTAGACCCAGAAGATGTGGAGATGTTACAAGATTTAGTAGTAGCAGTAGTTAATGAAGCCTTAAGAAAAGCAGAAGAAATGATGGAAAAAGAAATGAAGAAAATAACTGGAGGTATGAACATTCCAGGATTGTTCTAA
- the recR gene encoding recombination mediator RecR, producing MEQYALPIANLIEQLSKLPGIGRKTAQRLAFYIIEMEELEAEKLSKSITNAKEKIRLCSICCNLTDEDPCHICRNDLRDKSIICVVEGAKDIMAMEKSREYKGQYHVLHGVISPMDNIGPNEIRVKELLNRLSSGVVEEVIIATNPTVEGEATAIYLSRLIKPLEIKVTRIAHGIPVGGDLEYFDEVTISKAMENRREI from the coding sequence ATGGAGCAGTATGCATTACCCATAGCGAATCTCATAGAGCAGCTCTCCAAGCTACCAGGCATAGGTAGAAAAACTGCCCAAAGACTAGCGTTTTATATAATAGAGATGGAAGAATTAGAAGCAGAAAAATTATCTAAATCTATAACTAATGCCAAGGAAAAGATTAGGCTTTGTAGCATTTGTTGTAATTTAACCGATGAAGATCCTTGTCATATTTGCAGAAATGATTTGAGAGATAAATCAATTATTTGTGTAGTAGAAGGAGCAAAGGACATAATGGCCATGGAAAAATCCAGAGAATATAAGGGTCAATACCATGTACTCCATGGAGTTATATCTCCAATGGACAATATTGGACCTAATGAAATTAGAGTAAAGGAACTCTTAAATCGCTTATCCAGTGGAGTAGTAGAAGAAGTAATAATTGCAACTAATCCTACAGTAGAAGGTGAAGCTACAGCAATTTATCTATCAAGACTTATAAAACCCTTAGAAATCAAAGTAACAAGAATAGCCCATGGCATTCCAGTAGGTGGAGACTTAGAGTATTTTGATGAAGTAACCATATCTAAGGCTATGGAAAATAGAAGAGAGATATAA
- a CDS encoding sigma-70 family RNA polymerase sigma factor — MQQIVNIIGNKESDQILYGEEDFAYIFETYYKRVYNYIYYRINSYHGTEDLTSQIFEKVMIKIDTYNKEKGPFDVWLFGIAKNVVNDYFRDLKKHRIFSIDSVKEAISSKKSPEDIIESKETSEELLRALKVLNVREQNMIALKFGANLKNVDVAEILNLTESNVGVILYRAMKKLKKELEKEV, encoded by the coding sequence TTGCAACAAATAGTAAATATCATAGGTAACAAAGAATCTGATCAGATTTTATATGGTGAAGAAGATTTTGCCTACATTTTTGAAACCTATTATAAAAGGGTTTACAACTATATATATTATAGAATTAATTCCTATCATGGAACCGAAGATTTGACTAGTCAGATCTTTGAAAAAGTTATGATAAAAATAGATACCTATAATAAGGAAAAGGGGCCCTTTGATGTATGGTTATTTGGTATAGCAAAAAATGTAGTCAATGATTATTTTAGAGACTTAAAAAAGCATAGGATATTTTCAATTGACTCAGTTAAAGAAGCAATATCAAGCAAAAAATCACCAGAAGATATAATTGAGAGTAAAGAAACAAGTGAAGAACTTCTAAGAGCGTTAAAAGTTTTAAATGTAAGGGAGCAAAATATGATAGCACTTAAATTCGGTGCAAATTTAAAAAATGTAGATGTAGCAGAAATATTAAATCTTACTGAAAGTAATGTAGGAGTAATTCTCTATCGTGCAATGAAAAAATTAAAAAAAGAATTAGAGAAGGAGGTTTAA
- a CDS encoding DUF4367 domain-containing protein yields the protein MNNDKKLEDRFSMDMDNYINGKENLYFEDKEYKELLELGKTLSHEDFSVNSNKSEIFNRSLENIKKHKGEDNMKKSKKVIIKVASIALICILGISTMRTSFAQELVDKIANFISIGHVTVYEDPMLNEGELIQIPDELKGKIFDKDGNPIEEFIVGTPNVMYTAEGEEIDRIESETMKIMTVSEAEREEGNLVVRDTEELNTYTSFTVKLPKYLPEGYEFDRAEFFKDENGIVEDTKYISLYFTNDETGEYIYMQQRYADEETAYETGGYKVEKIEINGVDAIIYDNSLDWEDEGVIYSLNGRGIPRDELIKTAESFK from the coding sequence ATGAATAATGATAAAAAGCTTGAAGATAGGTTCTCTATGGATATGGATAACTATATCAATGGGAAAGAAAATTTATATTTTGAGGATAAGGAATACAAGGAACTTTTAGAATTAGGAAAAACTTTGTCTCATGAAGATTTTAGTGTAAATAGCAATAAATCAGAGATATTTAATAGGTCCTTAGAGAATATCAAGAAACATAAAGGAGAAGATAATATGAAAAAGTCAAAGAAAGTTATTATAAAAGTAGCTTCTATTGCATTGATATGTATATTGGGCATATCTACCATGAGAACATCATTTGCCCAGGAGTTGGTGGATAAGATAGCAAACTTTATATCCATTGGCCATGTAACAGTTTATGAAGATCCTATGCTTAATGAAGGAGAACTCATCCAGATTCCAGATGAATTAAAGGGCAAAATTTTTGATAAAGATGGAAATCCAATAGAAGAATTTATAGTAGGTACTCCTAATGTAATGTATACTGCTGAAGGAGAAGAAATAGATAGAATTGAATCTGAAACCATGAAGATAATGACAGTATCTGAAGCTGAAAGAGAAGAAGGCAATTTGGTAGTAAGAGATACAGAAGAATTAAATACCTACACTAGTTTTACAGTTAAACTTCCTAAATATCTACCTGAAGGATATGAATTTGACAGAGCGGAATTCTTTAAAGATGAAAATGGTATTGTAGAAGATACAAAATATATATCTTTGTATTTTACTAATGATGAAACTGGAGAATACATCTATATGCAGCAAAGATATGCAGATGAAGAAACTGCATATGAAACTGGAGGATATAAGGTTGAGAAAATAGAAATCAATGGAGTAGATGCCATAATATATGATAATAGTTTAGACTGGGAAGACGAAGGTGTCATTTACTCATTAAACGGTAGAGGAATTCCAAGAGACGAACTGATAAAGACTGCAGAATCTTTTAAATAA
- a CDS encoding SOS response-associated peptidase — MCGRFMLDSDIEELLRQYRVVNREVADYNKATIYPSENVPIVMDDKGRTLKSATWGFPLSGKGKLVINARSESLAHKHMFKNSFNNARCIIPANLFYEWKDEGDKKKVKHEIYLKEKNIISLGGLFKVIPDDKGNKVLSFVIVTTESNSHMKDIHSRMPLIINNDALDYWLDKKTSENIIEEIYKVNAMHELSIDRINVEEPFEQMRLF; from the coding sequence ATGTGTGGAAGATTTATGCTTGATAGTGATATAGAGGAATTATTGAGACAGTATAGAGTAGTCAATAGAGAAGTTGCTGATTATAATAAAGCTACTATCTATCCATCTGAAAATGTACCTATTGTAATGGATGATAAAGGGAGAACTTTAAAGTCTGCAACATGGGGATTCCCTCTCAGTGGGAAAGGTAAGCTTGTTATTAATGCAAGAAGTGAGTCCCTAGCTCATAAGCATATGTTTAAAAACTCCTTTAACAATGCAAGGTGTATTATTCCTGCTAATCTATTTTATGAGTGGAAGGATGAAGGAGATAAAAAGAAAGTAAAGCATGAGATATATTTAAAGGAAAAAAACATTATTTCCTTGGGAGGATTATTTAAAGTTATACCTGATGATAAGGGGAATAAGGTCTTGTCATTTGTAATAGTGACAACTGAATCCAATAGTCACATGAAAGATATCCATTCCAGAATGCCTCTGATAATAAATAATGATGCATTGGATTATTGGCTGGACAAAAAAACCTCAGAGAACATTATTGAGGAAATATATAAAGTCAATGCAATGCATGAACTTAGTATAGACCGAATAAATGTAGAAGAACCTTTTGAACAGATGAGGCTGTTTTGA
- a CDS encoding pyridoxamine 5'-phosphate oxidase family protein, with translation MRRKDREMSREFGIEVIDKSSYGVASMIGEDNEPYGVPLSIVRDGDNLYFHSAMDGRKVKIFEKNSKVSVSFIGEVKVPENYTKEELDEIAKDESKARLLISNVLTTEYESAIVKGKINLVEDEEEKIKAIRLICEKYTPTKMDYFNLAIKSGLKLINVYKIGIQDITAKRKKYDSHGEEMKWGRME, from the coding sequence ATGAGACGAAAAGATAGGGAAATGAGCAGGGAATTTGGTATAGAAGTCATAGATAAATCAAGTTATGGAGTTGCTTCTATGATTGGAGAAGATAATGAGCCTTATGGAGTTCCTCTTTCTATTGTAAGAGATGGAGATAATTTGTATTTTCATTCAGCTATGGATGGAAGAAAAGTAAAGATATTTGAGAAAAATTCTAAAGTTAGTGTATCCTTTATAGGAGAAGTAAAAGTACCGGAAAATTATACAAAAGAAGAATTAGATGAAATAGCGAAGGATGAGTCCAAGGCAAGGCTACTTATTAGTAATGTTTTAACAACAGAATATGAATCAGCAATTGTAAAAGGCAAAATAAATTTAGTAGAAGATGAAGAAGAAAAGATTAAGGCTATAAGATTAATATGTGAAAAATACACTCCAACAAAAATGGACTATTTTAACTTAGCAATTAAGTCAGGTTTAAAATTGATTAATGTGTATAAAATAGGAATTCAAGATATTACTGCTAAAAGAAAAAAATACGATTCACATGGCGAAGAAATGAAATGGGGTAGAATGGAGTAA